The Microbacterium sp. SORGH_AS_0862 genome has a segment encoding these proteins:
- a CDS encoding carbohydrate ABC transporter permease, whose protein sequence is MSRSITTRALDTRAIIAPGSRRRHRGDFRVAMLFIAPAAIGFLAFYLIPSLRGVWFSFTDQNLIGAGEFIGTENYERMFQDPLFWNALGVTAEYVVINIGVQTVLAVGIAVLMHRLTRSAVIRGIILLPYLVANVVVALVWFWMMDYSTGIINVVFDWLGTDRVAFFGSEQLAIPTIALINVWRYVGYTALLIFAGLQTIPTQLYEAAALDGASETRMFRSITLPLLRPVLALVLVITVVGSFQIFDTVAVTTQGGPVNATRVIYYYIYQQAFERFDLGYASAMSVFLLVVLAAVAWAQLKIMRSNQSDLA, encoded by the coding sequence ATGAGTCGGAGCATCACGACCCGCGCACTCGACACCCGCGCGATCATCGCGCCCGGGTCGCGCCGCCGGCATCGTGGCGACTTCCGCGTCGCCATGCTGTTCATCGCGCCCGCCGCCATCGGCTTCCTGGCCTTCTACCTGATCCCCTCGCTGCGCGGCGTGTGGTTCAGCTTCACCGATCAGAACCTCATCGGCGCGGGCGAGTTCATCGGCACGGAGAACTACGAGCGGATGTTCCAAGACCCGCTGTTCTGGAACGCCCTCGGGGTGACGGCGGAGTACGTCGTCATCAACATCGGCGTGCAGACGGTGCTGGCGGTGGGCATCGCCGTGCTCATGCACCGCCTGACCCGCTCCGCGGTCATCCGCGGCATCATCCTGCTGCCGTACCTGGTCGCGAACGTCGTCGTCGCCCTCGTCTGGTTCTGGATGATGGACTACTCCACCGGCATCATCAACGTCGTCTTCGACTGGCTCGGGACGGATCGCGTCGCGTTCTTCGGCAGCGAGCAGTTGGCCATCCCCACGATCGCCCTGATCAACGTGTGGCGCTACGTCGGCTACACGGCGCTGCTCATCTTCGCGGGGCTGCAGACCATCCCCACCCAGCTGTACGAGGCGGCGGCACTCGACGGCGCATCGGAGACGCGGATGTTCCGTTCGATCACGCTGCCGTTGCTGCGCCCCGTGCTCGCTCTCGTGCTGGTGATCACGGTGGTCGGCTCGTTCCAGATCTTCGACACCGTCGCCGTCACCACGCAGGGCGGCCCGGTCAACGCGACGCGCGTCATCTACTACTACATCTACCAACAGGCCTTCGAACGCTTCGACCTGGGATACGCGTCGGCGATGTCGGTCTTCCTGCTCGTCGTCCTCGCCGCCGTGGCGTGGGCGCAGCTGAAGATCATGCGATCCAACCAGTCGGACCTCGCCTAA
- a CDS encoding alpha-galactosidase codes for MQVTDEGDAAPISMSEDVRFVAGGVGLVVSLPSGSLPRIVHWGSDAFDDADADELARHAVPPRATNGADVPVRVSLIPENSAGWTGTPGVSGHRAGRAWSPSFVPVSTEVEHRPAGGRILVVARDELVGLELRLTIELLPSGLVRLASELKNVGADVYTLDGLTSAMPVPTRADLLFDLAGRWAKERVPQTRAFTVGTHLREGRHGRTGADAALVLMAGTPDLDFDRGEAWGLHVAFSGNHRTLAERAFSGERLLLGGELLLPGEIELAPGESYSAPAVYAAYGAGLDAVAARFHTHLRSRPHHPRSARPVVMNVWEAVYFDHDLDRLLELADLAQSVGVERFVLDDGWFGSRRDDTSGLGDWVLGEQVWGDGRFRRLVDGVRARGMEFGLWFEPEMVNPDSDLARAHPEWMLQVPGRLPISFRHQQVLDLTHPGAFAHVRDHVVALVQEYGISYIKWDHNRDLIDAGSTRTGRAGVHAQTHAAYRLLDEIRRAVPDLEIESCSSGGARVDLEILEHTDRVWASDCIDARERQQIQRWTAQLLPPELVGSHIGADRAHTTRRRLDLSFRAATSLFGHFGIEWDLSAATPEERDELAEWVAYYKRMRPLIHGGTTVRRALEDGDLWLHGAVAVDLSEALYLVTLRERHITWPVGRVRLPGLDPRRRYRLRASGPALEPYDERIHPSWWIDGTVLTGAALAEVGVHVPALDPDQVALLYVEALS; via the coding sequence ATGCAGGTAACCGACGAGGGCGACGCCGCTCCGATCTCGATGAGCGAAGACGTCAGGTTCGTCGCAGGGGGCGTCGGGCTCGTGGTTTCCCTTCCCTCCGGATCCCTGCCGCGCATCGTGCACTGGGGCTCGGACGCGTTCGACGATGCGGATGCGGACGAGCTCGCCCGCCATGCCGTGCCGCCGCGGGCGACGAACGGCGCCGATGTGCCGGTGCGGGTGTCGCTCATCCCGGAGAACTCGGCGGGGTGGACCGGAACGCCGGGTGTGTCCGGTCATCGCGCCGGCCGCGCGTGGTCGCCCTCGTTCGTCCCGGTGTCGACGGAGGTCGAGCACCGCCCGGCGGGCGGCCGCATCCTGGTCGTCGCGCGCGACGAGCTCGTCGGTCTCGAACTGCGGCTCACGATCGAGCTGCTCCCGAGCGGACTGGTGCGCCTCGCATCCGAACTGAAGAACGTCGGCGCCGACGTGTACACCCTCGACGGCCTGACCTCCGCGATGCCGGTGCCCACCCGTGCCGATCTGCTGTTCGATCTCGCCGGACGGTGGGCGAAGGAGCGGGTTCCCCAGACGCGTGCGTTCACGGTCGGCACTCACCTGCGCGAGGGCCGTCACGGTCGCACGGGAGCGGATGCGGCACTCGTGCTGATGGCGGGAACGCCCGACCTCGACTTCGACCGCGGCGAGGCATGGGGGCTGCATGTCGCGTTCAGCGGCAACCACCGCACGCTCGCCGAACGCGCGTTCTCCGGCGAGCGACTGCTGCTCGGCGGCGAGCTGCTGCTGCCCGGGGAGATCGAGCTCGCGCCGGGCGAGTCCTACAGCGCGCCCGCAGTGTACGCGGCCTACGGCGCGGGCCTGGATGCGGTCGCCGCACGCTTCCACACCCATCTGCGCTCCCGGCCGCATCACCCGCGCTCAGCGCGCCCGGTCGTCATGAACGTCTGGGAGGCCGTGTACTTCGACCACGATCTCGACCGTCTGCTCGAGCTCGCGGATCTCGCGCAGAGCGTCGGAGTGGAGCGGTTCGTGCTCGACGACGGCTGGTTCGGCAGCCGTCGAGACGACACCTCCGGCCTCGGTGACTGGGTGCTGGGGGAGCAGGTCTGGGGAGACGGCCGGTTCCGGCGCCTCGTCGACGGCGTCCGCGCTCGCGGGATGGAGTTCGGACTCTGGTTCGAGCCCGAGATGGTGAACCCGGACTCGGATCTCGCGCGCGCGCATCCGGAGTGGATGCTGCAGGTGCCGGGAAGGCTGCCCATCTCGTTCCGGCATCAGCAGGTGCTCGACCTGACGCATCCCGGTGCGTTCGCCCACGTGCGCGACCACGTCGTGGCGCTCGTGCAGGAGTACGGCATCTCTTACATCAAGTGGGACCACAACCGCGACCTCATCGACGCCGGCTCCACGCGCACGGGTCGTGCCGGGGTGCACGCGCAGACCCACGCCGCGTATCGGCTGTTGGATGAGATCCGTCGGGCTGTGCCGGATCTCGAGATCGAGTCGTGCTCGTCAGGCGGCGCGCGCGTGGACCTCGAGATCCTCGAGCACACCGACCGGGTGTGGGCCTCGGACTGCATCGATGCGCGCGAGCGTCAGCAGATCCAGCGGTGGACGGCGCAGCTGCTGCCGCCGGAGCTCGTCGGCAGCCACATCGGCGCCGACCGCGCGCACACGACGCGTCGACGCCTGGACCTCTCCTTCCGCGCGGCGACGTCGCTCTTCGGGCACTTCGGCATCGAATGGGACCTCAGTGCCGCGACGCCCGAAGAACGGGACGAGCTGGCGGAATGGGTCGCGTACTACAAGCGGATGCGTCCGCTCATCCACGGCGGAACCACCGTGCGCCGGGCGCTCGAAGACGGTGACCTCTGGCTGCACGGTGCGGTCGCCGTCGACCTCAGCGAGGCGCTCTACCTCGTGACGTTGCGGGAGCGTCACATCACCTGGCCCGTGGGGCGGGTCCGTCTGCCCGGCCTGGATCCCAGACGGCGCTACCGGCTGCGGGCCTCCGGGCCCGCGCTCGAACCGTACGACGAGCGCATCCATCCCTCCTGGTGGATCGACGGCACGGTTCTGACGGGCGCGGCGCTCGCCGAGGTCGGGGTGCACGTCCCCGCTCTGGATCCCGACCAGGTCGCTCTGCTGTACGTGGAGGCACTGTCATGA
- a CDS encoding bacterial Ig-like domain-containing protein produces MTLASPRLRSRAGRSLRRAVATAACAALALTGAAVATPAAAASADTVQIDFSERTGPFRGGASGMLYGLGDEGVPTDAIIAGARPSNVTQKAPRGAQHPNGDPLEVEGSFFRNGGDYLMVNIQDYYPDWPYNGGKRPEDFESYLDIVRTVVTDIRDNSAYPERYVFTPFNEPDGINWYGQWDQMKDHFFSDWDAAYRTIKEIMPEARIAGPGDAWWHGGSTREILQSAKASGTLPDIWTWHELGVENLSTFRGHLAEFRQIEQEVGVGPLPVNITEYAMRRDMSVPGQIVQWLAMFEDAKVDAQTAYWTFAGNLNDNMAKGGAANGAWWLLKWYGDLSGDTVQLTPPQLNAVDTVQGIATIDDERRQATVLVGGGSSDIQLDLAGLDPDVFGSTVDVQVRESTWTGQEGEAQAPRVVAAERVTLGDALAVTVPNDDRQSAYQVVITPALGEEPVVDDTWRTEIEAEDAELRSLQVNDRPANDAWVFAASGQKDVTGFTRADASVSWDVEVPEDGDYRFAVIVGVGGPGSHAVFVDDEPAATLAYEPGFNTTYRGRAEATLTLDAGAHTISVRASSDGSSVLPGADVSLDRLELERVDGAETHDYPAVLARTDAAPAASGTVALSPDAGATFFFSARESGYHDVEVRYETDGPASVQVSLNGRAIEGAAAEYAGRWTSTLRVHLREGINQISVAADAAQLAGIRTTRVAEADEAVTRIEVEDAERVTLAGGVRRENVSAPTNVSGQQIGWLGGGAANTATIARGDALPAGDYDLQVRYSNAEKNTGHAYNADIITRFLDVSEVGGETARGSFRHNYSWKGFWTHSMPVTLSTESGDIVLGNATSYAPNLDWVALAPLSLAVTNVPAPPSESATLEVVSPPVKTRYVIGEVFAAEGLAVAVRDGERIIPLADDAYSLQGFESTTAGQKTITVAAEIAGRSFTTTFTVEVVEPEPGVDPAMSLSSPTVAQGGTITVTGSGLPASAAAEVWLHSDPVLLATMTTDADGALSATVAIPAGTSVGSHEIVVRVGAVELRAALTVTATGGGAGAGSDPAAAGGDPLGLANTGGQIMWGAGALGALLLAAGGILIARRRRSVIEH; encoded by the coding sequence ATGACACTCGCCTCACCACGCCTGCGCAGCCGCGCCGGGCGCTCCCTCCGCCGGGCGGTCGCGACCGCCGCCTGCGCCGCCCTGGCCCTCACGGGCGCGGCCGTGGCCACACCGGCTGCCGCCGCATCCGCGGACACGGTTCAGATCGACTTCAGCGAGCGCACGGGCCCGTTCCGCGGTGGCGCCTCCGGCATGCTCTACGGCCTCGGCGACGAGGGCGTGCCCACCGACGCGATCATCGCGGGTGCGCGTCCCTCGAACGTCACGCAGAAGGCCCCGCGCGGTGCGCAGCACCCGAACGGAGACCCGCTGGAGGTGGAGGGCTCCTTCTTCCGCAACGGCGGCGACTACCTGATGGTCAACATCCAGGACTACTACCCGGACTGGCCCTACAACGGTGGGAAGCGCCCCGAGGACTTCGAGTCGTACCTCGACATCGTGCGCACCGTCGTCACCGACATCCGCGACAACTCCGCCTATCCGGAGCGCTACGTCTTCACCCCGTTCAACGAGCCCGACGGCATCAACTGGTACGGCCAGTGGGACCAGATGAAGGATCACTTCTTCTCCGACTGGGACGCCGCCTATCGCACGATCAAGGAGATCATGCCGGAGGCGCGCATCGCAGGTCCGGGCGACGCCTGGTGGCACGGCGGGAGCACGCGGGAGATCCTGCAGTCGGCGAAGGCCTCGGGCACCCTGCCGGACATCTGGACCTGGCACGAGCTCGGCGTCGAGAACCTCAGTACCTTCCGCGGTCATCTGGCCGAGTTCCGACAGATCGAGCAGGAGGTCGGGGTGGGGCCGCTCCCGGTCAACATCACCGAGTACGCGATGCGTCGGGACATGTCCGTTCCGGGCCAGATCGTGCAGTGGCTCGCGATGTTCGAGGACGCCAAGGTGGACGCGCAGACCGCGTACTGGACGTTCGCGGGGAACCTCAACGACAACATGGCCAAGGGCGGTGCCGCGAACGGCGCCTGGTGGCTTCTCAAGTGGTACGGGGATCTCTCGGGCGACACCGTTCAGCTGACCCCGCCGCAGCTCAACGCGGTGGACACGGTGCAGGGGATCGCGACGATCGACGACGAGCGCCGGCAGGCGACCGTGCTGGTCGGCGGCGGCTCCTCCGACATCCAGCTCGATCTCGCGGGACTGGACCCCGATGTGTTCGGATCGACCGTCGACGTGCAGGTGCGAGAGAGTACTTGGACGGGCCAGGAGGGCGAGGCCCAGGCGCCGCGAGTCGTCGCGGCGGAGCGGGTCACGCTCGGCGACGCGCTGGCGGTGACCGTGCCGAACGATGACAGGCAGTCCGCGTATCAGGTGGTGATCACCCCCGCGCTCGGCGAGGAGCCGGTCGTCGACGACACCTGGCGAACCGAGATCGAGGCGGAGGACGCGGAGCTGCGCTCGCTGCAGGTGAACGACCGCCCCGCCAACGACGCCTGGGTGTTCGCCGCATCCGGTCAGAAGGACGTCACCGGGTTCACCCGCGCCGACGCGTCGGTGAGCTGGGACGTGGAGGTGCCCGAAGACGGCGACTACCGCTTCGCCGTGATCGTCGGCGTCGGCGGTCCGGGGAGCCACGCGGTCTTCGTCGACGACGAACCGGCGGCAACCCTCGCATACGAGCCCGGCTTCAACACCACCTACCGCGGTCGTGCGGAGGCGACGCTGACGCTGGATGCCGGCGCGCACACCATCTCGGTGCGCGCGAGCAGCGACGGCTCCTCGGTGCTGCCGGGCGCCGATGTGTCGCTCGACAGACTGGAGCTCGAGCGGGTTGACGGCGCGGAGACGCACGACTACCCCGCCGTCCTCGCGCGCACGGATGCGGCGCCCGCCGCATCCGGAACCGTTGCGCTGTCGCCCGACGCGGGGGCCACGTTCTTCTTCTCCGCGCGGGAGAGCGGCTACCACGACGTCGAGGTGCGGTACGAGACCGACGGGCCCGCATCCGTGCAGGTCTCGCTCAACGGGCGTGCGATCGAGGGCGCGGCCGCCGAGTACGCCGGGCGCTGGACCTCGACCCTGCGGGTGCATCTGCGGGAGGGGATCAACCAGATCTCGGTCGCGGCGGATGCGGCGCAGCTCGCGGGTATCCGCACGACCCGTGTCGCCGAAGCGGATGAGGCCGTGACGCGGATCGAGGTCGAGGACGCGGAGCGGGTGACGCTCGCGGGCGGTGTCCGACGCGAGAACGTCTCCGCACCCACGAATGTCAGCGGTCAGCAGATCGGCTGGCTCGGCGGGGGTGCCGCCAACACGGCGACCATCGCGCGCGGCGACGCGCTGCCGGCGGGCGACTACGACTTGCAGGTGCGCTACTCCAACGCTGAGAAGAACACCGGTCACGCCTACAACGCCGACATCATCACGCGGTTCCTCGACGTCAGCGAGGTGGGCGGCGAGACGGCGCGGGGATCCTTCCGCCACAACTACTCCTGGAAGGGGTTCTGGACGCACAGCATGCCCGTCACGCTCTCGACGGAGAGCGGAGACATCGTGCTCGGCAACGCCACGTCCTACGCTCCGAACCTCGACTGGGTCGCGCTCGCGCCGCTCTCGCTCGCGGTGACGAACGTGCCGGCACCGCCGTCGGAGTCCGCCACCCTGGAAGTGGTCTCCCCGCCGGTCAAGACGCGGTACGTCATCGGCGAGGTCTTCGCCGCGGAGGGGCTCGCGGTGGCGGTGCGAGACGGCGAGCGGATCATCCCGCTGGCGGACGACGCCTATTCTCTGCAGGGCTTCGAGTCGACGACCGCGGGGCAGAAGACGATCACCGTCGCCGCCGAGATCGCCGGTCGCTCGTTCACCACGACCTTCACCGTCGAGGTGGTGGAGCCGGAGCCGGGGGTCGACCCCGCGATGTCGCTGTCGTCGCCGACGGTGGCGCAGGGAGGGACGATCACCGTCACCGGCAGCGGGCTGCCTGCATCCGCCGCCGCCGAGGTGTGGCTGCACTCCGACCCCGTGCTGCTCGCGACGATGACGACGGACGCCGACGGCGCGCTGTCTGCCACGGTCGCCATCCCGGCGGGCACCTCCGTGGGCTCGCACGAGATCGTCGTGCGGGTCGGGGCAGTGGAGCTACGTGCCGCCCTCACGGTCACCGCCACCGGAGGCGGCGCCGGAGCGGGATCGGATCCTGCGGCCGCGGGAGGCGACCCGCTCGGTCTCGCGAACACCGGCGGACAGATCATGTGGGGCGCGGGCGCGCTCGGCGCGCTGCTGCTGGCCGCAGGCGGCATCCTGATCGCTCGACGTCGCCGGAGTGTCATCGAGCACTGA
- a CDS encoding sugar ABC transporter substrate-binding protein: protein MRRTVAVTAVAVAVPLALAGCAGGGDAAGSDDSITYWLWDSNQQAAYQQCATDFEQTSGISVKIEQFGWADYWQGLTTGFASGTAPDVFTDHLSYFPQFVSQGQLLDISDRVEADSIDLDIYQDGLAELWTDQEGGRYGLPKDFDTVATFYNQQMATDAGLTAEQLGSLEWNPADGGSFEAALARLTVDANGVHGDEPGFDKSKVAVYGLALSGNGLNASGQQTWAPYALGNDWYFGDKTPWTTSWNFDDPSFVETMTWYKSLADKGYMPSVDIALSEQDPLNGYLAGRYAMVTDGSWMTASYLGQTDTPTLVVPTPIGPDGERASVFNGLSDGIWAGTSKPDAAWQWVSYLGSSACQDVVADAAVVFPAIQSSTEKAETAFAEKGWDVSGFTVQVTDGTTKLLPIADHWSDVNDTMTATIESFLKGGADAGAFTSANDQINALFR from the coding sequence GTGCGCCGCACCGTTGCGGTCACCGCGGTCGCCGTCGCCGTCCCTCTCGCCCTCGCCGGATGCGCCGGGGGCGGTGACGCGGCAGGCTCCGACGACTCCATCACGTACTGGCTGTGGGACAGCAACCAGCAGGCCGCCTACCAGCAGTGCGCGACCGACTTCGAGCAGACCAGCGGCATCAGCGTCAAGATCGAGCAGTTCGGCTGGGCAGACTACTGGCAGGGCTTGACCACGGGCTTCGCCTCGGGGACCGCGCCGGACGTCTTCACCGACCACCTCTCCTACTTCCCTCAGTTCGTCTCCCAGGGTCAGCTGCTCGACATCAGCGACAGGGTCGAAGCCGACTCGATCGACCTCGACATCTATCAGGACGGGCTCGCCGAGCTCTGGACCGACCAGGAGGGCGGTCGCTATGGCCTGCCGAAGGACTTCGACACCGTCGCCACCTTCTACAACCAGCAGATGGCGACGGATGCGGGCCTGACCGCCGAGCAACTGGGATCGCTGGAGTGGAACCCCGCCGACGGCGGCAGCTTCGAGGCCGCGCTCGCGCGACTGACGGTCGACGCGAACGGCGTCCACGGAGATGAGCCCGGCTTCGACAAGTCGAAGGTGGCGGTCTACGGTCTCGCGCTGAGCGGCAACGGGCTGAACGCGAGTGGTCAGCAGACCTGGGCCCCCTACGCGCTCGGCAACGACTGGTACTTCGGTGACAAGACACCCTGGACCACCAGCTGGAACTTCGACGACCCGTCGTTCGTCGAGACGATGACCTGGTACAAGAGCCTCGCCGACAAGGGCTACATGCCCAGCGTCGACATCGCGCTGTCCGAGCAGGACCCGCTCAACGGCTACCTCGCGGGTCGCTACGCCATGGTCACGGACGGCAGCTGGATGACGGCCTCGTACCTCGGGCAGACGGACACGCCCACTCTGGTCGTGCCGACGCCCATCGGCCCCGACGGGGAACGCGCCAGCGTCTTCAACGGGCTCTCGGACGGCATCTGGGCGGGAACGAGCAAGCCGGATGCGGCATGGCAGTGGGTCAGCTACCTCGGCTCCAGCGCATGCCAGGACGTCGTGGCTGACGCCGCCGTCGTGTTCCCGGCGATCCAGAGCTCCACCGAGAAGGCGGAGACCGCGTTCGCCGAAAAGGGCTGGGACGTCAGCGGCTTCACCGTCCAGGTGACCGACGGCACCACCAAGCTCCTTCCGATCGCCGACCACTGGTCGGACGTCAACGACACCATGACCGCGACGATCGAGTCGTTCCTGAAGGGCGGCGCGGACGCGGGCGCCTTCACCAGCGCGAACGACCAGATCAACGCACTGTTCCGATGA
- a CDS encoding polysaccharide biosynthesis tyrosine autokinase, which yields MELSDYIRVLRKNWLIIVVATLVGLGAAAGYSLTRTPLYESQASVVVSTQSSGSVQEISQGSTFTQQRVATYVNVATTPLVLDPVIRDLGLDVTAGALAKSVNVSSTLNTTFITIAVTDADPVQAADIANAVASQLPLAVEEIEPSTGGESPVRLTTARTAIPTNVPVSPNVPLNLALGALIGLAVGIGIAVLRTVLDTRIRTIRDVNQITDRPILGAIPFDAKAAERPIIIQADPYNTRSESFRALRTNLQFIEMDGGHSFVITSSIPSEGKSTTTVNLAIALADAGKRVALIDTDLRKPKVAEYLGIEGGAGLTDVLIGRAKVGDVMLPWGKRPLFVLPAGKVPPNPSELLGSRQMAQLLEAISRDFDVVLLDAPPLLPVTDAAILSRETTAAILVVAAGRTTTGQLTAALTALETVDAKVGGIVMSMVPTRGPDAYGYGYGYGYGGYGTYGTAPEPAPAKAKNSRKRAPEDDAGLDELVKGS from the coding sequence TCAGCGACTACATCCGGGTTCTGCGGAAGAACTGGCTGATCATCGTCGTCGCAACTCTCGTCGGGCTGGGGGCGGCCGCCGGATATTCGCTGACCCGCACGCCCCTCTATGAGTCGCAGGCCTCGGTGGTCGTCTCGACGCAGTCCAGCGGCAGCGTGCAGGAAATCTCGCAGGGCTCGACGTTCACCCAGCAGCGTGTGGCGACCTACGTCAACGTCGCCACCACCCCGCTCGTTCTCGATCCGGTGATCCGCGATCTCGGACTCGACGTCACCGCCGGCGCTCTGGCCAAGAGCGTGAACGTCAGCAGCACCCTCAACACGACCTTCATCACGATCGCCGTGACCGATGCCGACCCCGTCCAGGCCGCCGACATCGCCAACGCCGTGGCGAGCCAGCTCCCGCTCGCGGTCGAGGAGATCGAGCCGTCCACCGGCGGCGAGAGCCCGGTGCGCCTCACGACGGCGCGCACGGCGATCCCCACGAACGTGCCGGTCAGCCCGAACGTCCCCCTGAACCTCGCGCTCGGGGCGCTTATCGGTTTGGCGGTCGGCATCGGCATCGCGGTGCTGCGGACCGTCCTCGACACCCGTATCCGCACCATCCGCGATGTCAACCAGATCACCGATCGCCCGATCCTCGGTGCGATCCCCTTCGACGCGAAGGCGGCGGAGCGGCCCATCATCATCCAGGCCGATCCGTACAACACGCGCTCGGAGTCCTTCCGGGCCCTGCGCACCAACCTGCAGTTCATCGAGATGGACGGCGGTCACTCCTTCGTGATCACCTCCTCCATCCCGAGCGAGGGCAAGTCCACCACGACCGTGAACCTGGCGATCGCACTCGCGGATGCCGGAAAGCGCGTCGCTCTCATCGACACGGACCTGCGCAAGCCCAAGGTCGCCGAGTACCTCGGCATCGAGGGCGGAGCGGGTCTGACGGATGTACTGATCGGTCGCGCGAAGGTCGGCGACGTGATGCTGCCCTGGGGCAAGCGCCCGCTGTTCGTGCTGCCGGCGGGCAAGGTGCCCCCGAACCCGAGCGAGCTGCTCGGTTCGCGTCAGATGGCGCAGCTGCTCGAGGCGATCAGCCGTGACTTCGACGTGGTGCTTCTGGATGCTCCCCCGCTGCTGCCGGTGACGGATGCGGCGATCCTGTCGCGTGAGACGACGGCGGCGATCCTCGTCGTCGCGGCGGGTCGCACGACGACCGGTCAGCTCACCGCGGCACTGACGGCTCTCGAGACGGTCGACGCGAAGGTCGGCGGCATCGTCATGAGCATGGTCCCCACCCGCGGACCGGATGCGTACGGGTACGGATACGGATATGGATACGGCGGCTACGGGACGTACGGCACGGCTCCGGAGCCGGCACCGGCGAAGGCGAAGAACTCACGCAAGCGGGCGCCGGAGGACGACGCCGGCCTCGACGAGCTCGTGAAGGGCTCCTGA
- a CDS encoding carbohydrate ABC transporter permease — MTAVMTPRPAATEAASPVRRRPRKPLPVGRILAWAALGVLLVVTLFPFYWMLRTALSTNTALYTNAGSLLPVEFSWGGFARVLGLATPEQAAAEGGTTGSIDFWLYLRNTVIVATVITLGQVLFSSMAAYAFARLHWRGREAVFFLFLTALMIPPIFVQLPNFILIRDLGLLNTLAGIILPFFFMTPFAIFFMRQFFLGISREVEESAKIDGAGHFRIFFRIVLPMSSTPIFTLALLTYITAWGEYFWPLLVGRADESRVLTVALGIFRSQTPQTGPDWAGLMAGTLVAALPIFVLFVLFGRKLVDNLGYSGIK, encoded by the coding sequence ATGACCGCTGTGATGACGCCGCGCCCGGCGGCGACCGAAGCCGCATCCCCCGTCCGACGCCGACCACGGAAGCCGCTGCCCGTGGGTCGCATCCTCGCGTGGGCGGCCCTGGGGGTCCTTCTCGTCGTGACGCTCTTCCCGTTCTATTGGATGCTGCGCACGGCATTGTCCACGAACACCGCGCTGTACACGAACGCGGGCAGCCTGCTGCCGGTGGAGTTCAGCTGGGGCGGCTTCGCACGTGTGCTGGGGCTTGCGACACCCGAGCAGGCGGCGGCAGAGGGGGGAACCACCGGTTCGATCGATTTCTGGCTGTACCTGCGCAACACCGTCATCGTCGCCACCGTGATCACGCTCGGGCAGGTGCTGTTCTCGTCCATGGCTGCCTACGCCTTCGCGCGGCTGCACTGGCGGGGGAGGGAAGCGGTCTTCTTCCTCTTCCTCACGGCGCTGATGATCCCGCCGATCTTCGTGCAGCTCCCCAACTTCATCCTGATCCGCGACCTGGGGCTGCTCAACACGCTCGCCGGCATCATCCTGCCGTTCTTCTTCATGACGCCGTTCGCGATCTTCTTCATGCGGCAGTTCTTCCTCGGCATCAGCCGCGAGGTCGAGGAGTCGGCGAAGATCGACGGCGCCGGCCACTTCCGGATCTTCTTCCGCATCGTGCTGCCGATGTCGTCGACGCCGATCTTCACGCTCGCGCTGCTGACCTACATCACGGCCTGGGGCGAGTACTTCTGGCCGTTGCTGGTCGGCCGCGCCGACGAATCCCGTGTGCTCACCGTCGCCCTCGGCATCTTCCGCTCGCAGACGCCGCAGACCGGGCCCGACTGGGCGGGACTCATGGCGGGAACCCTCGTCGCGGCGCTGCCCATCTTCGTGCTGTTCGTCCTCTTCGGACGAAAGCTCGTCGACAACCTGGGCTACTCGGGCATCAAGTAG